GAAAATGAAAGCGCTGGGCGCAACCACATCGGTCGCGGCTGCTGCGCAATCTGTCAGGTATTCGAGGGAGCTGAGACTGGGAAAGCGCCGCTTGACTGGCGCATTGGCTCTGCAACGTAGAATCGTGTCGGCGAAGAACGGCTCGGCAATGCGCTTACCCTCCAGGTCGAGCCAGAGGCAACGCCATTGCTGTTCTTGTTGCACCAGCTTGTAGGGTATCCACTCCTCGGGGGTAGCCGCATCATCTTGCTGTATCTCTTGCCGCATCTCTTGTTGCATTGCGCTATTCATCGATATCCGCCTCGGCTTCCAGTTGCTTGATCAATCGCTCTGCCGTGTCGGTTTTCATCTCCGACAACTGCGCGATCACCATGGTGCGCGTTGCTCGGTCCAGCCTGCTGCTGCGCGCCTCCGCAGCGAAATCGTAGCCCACCTGACGGAATAGCGTATCTGACCAGTCATTCCTTTTGCAGTCCAGGATCAGGTTGGTGCGCGCTGTGGCGCCGCAATTCTCGACACTGTGCGGCTGGCTGAAATCGGCATACCAGCATTCGCCTTCCCGCATGTCCAAAGCATGTCCGCCAACCAGGAATCGCACTTGCGTGCTGGTCTCGATCGGAATGTGTACGCGAAAGACATCGAACTGATAGCCGGTATGCACATCCCGATGTTCCTTGATATGCGCGCCGGGCGCCAGGCGCAGCAGCCTGGTCGACTCTATCTCGCATTCGAAGAGGCCGAGGATGCTGGCGATGTAAGGGCAAAGGCCGAGCACAGGCGTATCGATATAGCCGGCGCTGCCAGGGTGCGAATAGATATCGTCCGCCTTGCCGGAGGCAGAGCGCAGCGCCAGGCCGGACCACAGGCCGGAATAGTCGTCGGTATGGAAATGCCGCGACCACTCCATGGTCTCGCACGCCCGCAAATCCTTCAGCAATTCGTCAGGATCAAAGAGCAGCGGTAATTTGAGGAATCTATTCATTCGACTACCTTCAATCCGATTGATGCGTCGATTGCGGCGCTTCTCCACCTGCAGGCGGAGCAGGCAAAAATCTTGCGCCGAGGCACTTTATTTGAGGCAGCTCCATCCGTCAAGGCAGCTTCTGTTATAAGCTGCACCACCAGTGTGACGTCCGCCGTATTTATTTCAATTCCCGAGAAAACTCAGCATGCTCACTTCTTCCTCTGCCATGCCGGCCGGCATTTCCCTGCGGCCAGCCACCACCGGCGACCAGCCTTTCCTGGCAACCCTTTATCGTTCCGCCCGGCCGGACCTGCAATTCATCGATGGCGAACCTGAATTCGTCGAAACCGTGGTAGCCCAGCAATATGCCGCGCATGTTCAGGGCGCCGGTGAGGAATATCCGAACGCCATGCATTTCGTCATCGAGAAAACCCAGGCTGCGGTCGGTGCGCTGGTGGTCGATTTCGGCCACAACGAAGTGCGCGTGATTTACATCGCTTTCATTGCCGCCGCCCGCGGCTTCGGTTACGGCAAGGCAGTCCTGCGCGGCGTGCAGCAAGCTGCAAGCAATGTGCAATGCCCGGTCGCGGTCGTGGTTTGGCACAACAATCCCGGCGCCAAGCGGATCTACCTGGAATTGGGATTCCAGGTGGAAGAATCGGAACTGATGGCCGAGCGCATGGTGTGGTATCCAGGCCGCGCCTACCTTGAATCGCCTTAGCTGAACACCACCTGAAAATACGCGCCAGCCGGATCGCGTCCGAGCGGCGCCAGGCGCGATACGTAAACGCCTTCCAGGCGCTCGCGCTGCGGCAGATCGATCGCGCACGGGCCTTCGAGAAAAGCGGTGGCTTGCTGCGCGGTCAGCGTGACGATGAACGGCAGGCGTTGCTGTTCCGGCGCATACGGATTGCGGTACTGCGCTTTCACATTCACGCTGTCGACCAGCATCGGCAAGGTGCTGCCGTCAGGCAGTTGCAGCGTGCAGACCTGTCCGGTCGCAGGGGCGAAATAAGCGGCATCAACAAGTTCTAGCATCGGATTCAATCTGTCGGCAATGAAAAAACGGAAGCGAAGTTGGCCGGCTGCCGGCCAACTCGCTGTTACATTCCGCTAGTTACGGGACGGGAAAATACCTACCAGTGCGATGCTGAAGTTCAGCGCCAGGTAGGGATTCATGGTTCCCACGGGTGCGTTGCTGCCGGTGAGAGCATTGGTAACGGTGCCGCCGGAACTGCCGCTGCTGCCACCCAGGGGAATGGTGCCTGCGGCCGAACCCCAGATCGCTGCACCTTGCGGACCGGCAGGCGATCCGGACAGGATGTTGTTGGTCGCCGTCGGCGCCAGCAGGTTTCCAGTCGTGTTGGCCGATACCATGTAGCCGCTGCCGCCACCCGAAGGAGTGAAGGTGGCGACGTGGGTATGGGACGGCAGATTGCTGATGGAGATCTCGATGTTTTCCGTACCGGACGCTTCGCCGATCACGCGCGGCGTCAGGCCGAGTCCGTTACCCTGGCCAATCGGTACCCGTCCTTGTAGATTCGGCAACATGAAGTTTTGCGTGCCGTTGCCGCCATAGTTGGTGCCCAGCAGCGAGAATAAGGCTGCATATTGCTGAATGGCGAGCGTCTGGCCGTTGCATAGCTGCCAACCGTTAGGATTGAACTGAAAACCGAACGTCATTATGCTGCCGAGAAATACTTCCATGGAAATCTCCCTTGTGATTGCTGCGGTTTAAGGACCGGTGTTATTGCTGTTTGCTGTTGTACGCGTGGTAATTTCTAGTGCGGCGATTGTTAGTTGCGCGAAGGGAAAATACCCGTCAACGCGATACTGAAATTCAGCGCCAGGTATGGATTCATGCTCGCCGCGGGTAAGCTGTTGCCAGTGAGGGCGTTGCTTACCGTGCCGCCGGAACCGCCGCCGCTGCCGCCCAAGGGGATAGCCGGTGTCGTCGAGCCCCAGATCGCCCCGGCCGAGGTGCCGGCAGGCGATCCGGACAGGATGTTGTTGGTCGCGGTGGGCGCCAGCAGGTTGCCGCTGGTGTTGCCCGATACCGTGTAGCCGCCGCTGCCCGAAGGAGTAAAGGTGGCGGTATGGGTATGGGACGGTAGGTTGCTGATCCCGATCGCGATGTTTTCAGTGCCCGCCAACTCGCCAATCACGCGCGGGCTCAGCCCCGCGCCGTTACCTTGGCAAAGCGGCATCCGACCTTGCAAATTTGGCAGCAGGAAAGTTTGCATGCCATCGCCGCCAAAGGTGGTGCCGAGCAAGGCGAACAGCGCCGAATTTTGATCAATGCTGAGCGTTTGACCGTTGCATTGCTGCCAGCCGCTGGGATTGAACTGAAAACCGAAAGTCATGATGCTACCGAGAAATATGTTCATCGCATTTCCTTCAGTGAGTAGCTTGCTTTTGTAAATATCGGGTTGCTGAATGTTAACCTGCAGCAAGCCGCAGTTGAACAGGAAAATTGGAATTCGGCAATAGCATTCGACAATACTTGCATGAAAAAAATCATGGCAAAGACCCAGCAAGCCGCAATCCGACGCCAGAATTACACGGAAACAATAAAATACAATTAAGAGTAACAATTAGCTTGCGTGTAACACCTTGTCTTGGTGTAATATTTTGCTTATAAGAAAGTTGGATAGGGAAACCAGCTATGTCCCCCAGGCTGTCATTGTTTGAACGAGAGCTTTCACTTTGGCGCGCCTTGCGCCAGTCGCATCCTTTTGAATCCGTTGTTGCAATACGATTTTCGTGAAAATCTGCCCAGCCATTTGCTGTTTTCCAGCGCAGGCAGCTTAAGCATAGTTTCTGCGTGACGAATGCGCGGCGCCAATGTCGATGCCGCACGGTTTGTTGAAGCAAGGAGCAGGTGAGCGGCTGAACACGTCTTTTGCAGGCCGCGCGCATTGTTTGGTCGAGAAGTGCAGGTTCAACCAGGAAACCATTCCATGAAACGCCACGGATCTATGAACCACATCTATCGCCTGGTCTGGAGCACAGTGACCAATGGCTGGATCGCAGTCGCGGAAACAACGCGTGGACGCGGCAAGGGCGGACGCCGCAAACTGGTGGCGGCGGCATTGTCGCTGACCGCCATTGCCGCCCAGGCGGCGCCTACCGGTGGACAGATTGTCGCGGGCAGCGGCAGCATCCGCCAATCCGGCGCGACCACCACGATCAGCCAGACCAGCCAGAATGCCACCTTGAACTGGAGCGGCTTCAACATCGCTCCGCAAGAAACGGTGAACTTCGTGCAGCCGTCTGTCAGCGCGATTGCCGTCAACCGCATATTCGATACCAACGGCACGCAGATCCTCGGCCATCTGAATGCCAACGGCCAGGCATTCCTGATCAACCCGAACGGCATCCTGTTCGGCTCCGGCGCACAGGTCAATGTCGGCGGCCTGGTGGCTTCCACCCTGGATCTGCGCGACGCCAGCCTGAACGGCAATGCTCGCACTTTCAGCGGCAGCGGCACGGGCAGCGTGGTCAACCAGGGATCGATCACGGCGGCTAACGGCGGTTACGTCGCCTTGCTCGGCAACCATGTCAGCAACCAGGGCACGATCAGCGCGCAACAAGGCGCGGTGGCGCTAGGCGCCGGCAACGCCGTCACTCTCACATTCAGCGGCAACAGCCTGCTGCAGCTGCAGGTCGACCAGAGCGTGCTGAACAGCGCGGCGGAAAACGGCGGGCTGATCCGGGCCGACGGCGGCCGGGTGATCATGAGCGCGGGCGCAAAAGATGCGTTGCTGGCCAGCGTCGTCAACAACACCGGCGTGATTGAAGCGCGCACCGTGGAGAACCAGGGCGGCACGATTACCCTGCTGGGCGGCATGGCGGCGGGAACCGTCAATGTCGGCGGCACGCTCGACGCCAGCGCGCCGGCCGGCGGCAACGGCGGTTTCATCGAAACCAGCGCGGCCAACGTTAAGGTGGCCAACAACACCAAGATCACCACCGCCGCGGCGATTGGCCTGGCGGGCACCTGGCTGATCGATCCTACCGATTTCACGATTGCGCCCAGCGGCGGCGACCAGACCGGCGCCACGCTCAGCACCGCATTAGGCTTGGGCAACGTGACCATTTCTTCGGCCAGCGGCGCCGGCGGCACCAGCGGCAATGTCAACGTCGACGATACGGTAACCTGGAGCGGACACAAGCTGACCCTGAATGCCAGCAACGACGTGAACATCAATGCCACCATGACGGCAAGCGGTTCGGCCAGCCTGGATCTGGAGCCTGGCAGCGGCAATGTCAATGTCGCCGTGGGCAGCAGCGCATTTAACGGGCGCGTCAATTTCAGCGGCAGCGGCGTGCTGACGATGAACAATCATGTTTATACGGTCATCAACTCCCTGGGTACGGCCACCAGCAGCGGCGACGGCAGCTTGCAGGGGACGCTAGGAAATCTCGCCGGTTATTATGCGCTGGGCAGCGATATCAACGCAGCCGCCACTTCGGCATGGAACAGCGGCGCAGGCTTCACGCCGATAGGCGGTAATGGAGTTACAGTATTGACCCCGGCGCAGGAATTTTCCGGCGTCTTTGATGGCCTCGGCCATACCGTCAGCGGTCTGACGATCAATCGAGGTTCGGTTGTCGGCGTGGGCATGATCGGCGCGACGGGTGCGGCTGGAGTGGTGCGCAACCTGGGTCTGCTCGGCGGCAGCGTGGCCGTCACCTCGTCCAACTACACCGGCGCGCTGGTGGGGCAGAATTTCGGCAAGATCAACAACAGCTTTTCAACCGCTACGGTGAGTGCCAGCAGCAATGCGACTTTTATCGGCGGCCTGGTGGGCGAAAACTCCGGCGGCACGATCAACAGAAGTCATGCAGGCGGAACGCTCAATGCCGGGGCTGCAGCAAATAACGTCGGTGGCTTGCTCGGCGGCATGCAGGGGGGGACGGTCAGTTATAGCTATGCCACCGGGAATGTCACCGGAACCAGCAATTATGTCGGTGGATTAATCGGCTACAGCTATGGCGGAGGCAGCGCCACCAGCGTGATCAGCAACAGCTATGCCACCGGCTCCGTCAGCGGCTCGTCCTATGTGGGCGGCTTGCTCGGGGCCAATTATGGCTTTTCCGGCCCTTCCACGATCAGCAACAGCTATGCGACGGGCGCCGTTGCCGGCACCAGCGCTGTCGGCGGCCTGGTTGGCCACAATTACGGCGGTGCGGGCGGCAACCCTGCGATCAGCAACAGCTATGCAACGGGCAGCGTAACCGGCACGGCCGGCGCTTCCTTTGTCGGAGGACTGGTAGGCAATAATGCCGGCGCCGGGGCCTTAGGCGGCACAGTCACCAACAGCTATTCGACAGGCGGCGTCAGCGCTGGGGCCGGCTCGACCTCGGTTGGCGGGCTGATTGGCAACAACGCCGGCACCGTCACCGGCAGCTTCTGGGATAAGACAAGCTCCGGCCAGGCTACATCCGCCGCCGGCACCGGTATGACCACTGCCAACATGCAGAATCAGGCCAATTTCACATCCAGCACCGCTGCCAACGGCAATCTGAACCCTGCATGGGATTTCAGCAGCACCTGGGTAATATCTGGCGGCTACCCGTTATTACTCTCCGGTATGACGGCGCTGACCGTCACTGCCAACAACGCCACCAGCATTTTCAACGGCGCGGCCTATGGCAGCAACAATGGCGTTACATACACCGGTCTCAACGGCTACAGATATTCCGGGACGCCGGTCGGTGTGCTGGGCAGCATAACTTATGGCGGAACGTCGCAAGCCGCGCTCAACGCCGGCACTTACACGATCACGGCATCCGGCCTTTCGTCCACTGGCCAGCAGGGTTACGTCGTTACCTATGTCAACGGCGCATTGACGATCAATCCGCTGGCGCTCATCGGCACGCTCGGCGCCGGCAGCTCCGTCTATGGTTCAGCTCTGTTGCCTGGTACTGTGATTTTCACCAACATGATCGCCGGCCATGTCGTCACGGCTGCGCCGGTGACCGTCAATACGGCAGGCCTGACCAGCAGCAGCGGCCACTTGACGGCCGGCACGCACACTGGCATCGAGTCGGTGAGCGGTACGCTGAGCGGCGCCGATGCGGGCAATTACACCTTTGCCGGCACCACTGGCAATTACACCGTTACGCCGCTGGCGTTGACCGGTTCGATAGGGACGGGCAGCTCGACTTACGGTGCGGTCCTGGTCCCGGGTGCAGCGAGCTTCACCAATGCGGTGTCAGGCGATGCGCTGGGTACGGCCACGGTTGGCGTCAACACCACGGGTCTTACCAGCAGCAGCGGCCACCTGATTGCAGGCACGCATAACGGCGTTGAAACGGTCAGCGCCTTGAGCGGGGCTGATGCCGGCAACTACACATTCAGCGGGGTCACGGGCGACTACACCGTCAACCAGCTGGCCTTGAACGGTACGCTTGCGGCAGGCAGCTCGACCTACGGCTCGACTTTGGCGCCGGGCGCGGTGAATTTCACTAATGCCTTGAGCGGCGACCTGGTCACGCCGGGCGCTGTCACGGTGAATACGACCGGCCTGACCAGCAGCAGCGGTCATCTGATTGCCGGCACCCACACTGGCATCGAGTCGGTGAGCGGTACGCTGAGCGGCGCCGATGCGGGCAATTACACCTTTGCCGGCACCACTGGCAATTACACCGTTACGCCGCTGGCGTTGACCGGTTCGATAGGGACGGGCAGCTCGACTTACGGTGCGGTCCTGGTCCCGGGTGCAGCGAGCTTCACCAATGCGGTGTCAGGCGATGCGCTGGGTACGGCCACGGTTGGCGTCAACACCACGGGTCTTACCAGCAGCAGCGGCCACCTGATTGCAGGCACGCATAACGGCGTTGAAACGGTCAGCGCCTTGAGCGGGGCTGATGCCGGCAACTACACATTCAGCGGGGTCACGGGCAACTACACCGTCAACCAATTGGCGTTGAACGCCACGGTTGGCGCAGGTAGCTCGACCTACGGCTCGACCCTGACGCCAGGGGCGGTGAATTTCACCAACGCCTTGAGCGGCGACCTGGTCACGCCGGGCGCTGTCACGGTGAATACGACTGGCCTGACCAGCAGCAGCGGCCACCTAATTGCCGGCACCCACACCGGCATCGAATCGGTGGGCACTGCCTTGGGTGGAACGGATGCCGGCAACTACACCTTTGCCGGAGCCACGGGCGACTATACCGTCAGCCAGCTGGCCTTGAACGGCACGGTGGCGGTGGGCGGCTCGATCTACGGTGCTGTGCTGGCGCCGGGGGCGGCGAGCTTCACCAATGCCTTGAGCGGTGACCTGGTCACACCGGGCGCAGTCACGGTGAATACAGCCGGCCTGACCAGCAGCAGCGGACACTTAACGGCCGGAACGCACACTGGCATTGAATCGGTAGGCACTGCCCTGGGCGGGGCGGATGCCGGCAACTACACCTTTGCCGGAGCCACGGGCAATTACACCGTTACGCCGCTGGCCTTGACCGGTTCGATAGGGACGGGCAGCTCGACTTACGGTGCAACCCTGGTCCCGGGTGCAGCGAGCTTCACCAATGCGGTGTCAGGCGATGCGCTGGGTACGGCCACGGTTGGCGTCAACACCACGGGTCTTACCAGCAGCAGCGGTCACCTGACTGCCGGCACGCATACCGGCATCCAAACAGTCAGCGCCTTGAGCGGAGCCGATGCCGGCAACTACACATTCAGCGGCGTCACGGGCGACTACACCGTCAACCAGCTGGCCTTGAACGGTACGCTTGCGGCAGGCAGCTCGACCTACGGCTCGACTTTGGCGCCGGGCGCGGTGAATTTCACTAATGCCTTGAGCGGCGACCTGGTCACGCCGGGCGCTGTCACGGTGAATACGACCGGCCTGACCAGCAGCAGCGGTCATCTGATTGCCGGCACCCACACTGGCATCGAGTCGGTGAGCGGTACGCTGAGCGGCGCCGATGCGGGCAATTACACCTTTGCCGGCACCACTGGCAATTACACCGTTACGCCGCTGGCGTTGACCGGTTCGATAGGGACGGGCAGCTCGACTTACGGTGCGGTCCTGGTCCCGGGTGCAGCGAGCTTCACCAATGCGGTGTCAGGCGATGCGCTGGGTACGGCCACGGTTGGCGTCAACACCACGGGTCTTACCAGCAGCAGCGGCCACCTGATTGCAGGCACGCATAACGGCGTTGAAACGGTCAGCGCCTTGAGCGGGGCTGATGCCGGCAACTACACATTCAGCGGGGTCACGGGCAACTACACCGTCAACCAATTGGCGTTGAACGCCACGGTTGGCGCAGGTAGCTCGACCTACGGCTCGACCCTGACGCCAGGGGCGGTGAATTTCACCAACGCCTTGAGCGGCGACCTGGTCACGCCGGGCGCTGTCACGGTGAATACGACTGGCCTGACCAGCAGCAGCGGCCACCTAATTGCCGGCACCCACACCGGCATCGAATCGGTGGGCACTGCCTTGGGTGGAACGGATGCCGGCAACTACACCTTTGCCGGAGCCACGGGCGACTATACCGTCAGCCAGCTGGCCTTGAACGGCACGGTGGCGGTGGGCGGCTCGATCTACGGTGCTGTGCTGGCGCCGGGGGCGGCGAGCTTCACCAATGCCTTGAGCGGTGACCTGGTCACACCGGGCGCAGTCACGGTGAATACAGCCGGCCTGACCAGCAGCAGCGGACACTTAACGGCCGGAACGCACACTGGCATTGAAT
The sequence above is a segment of the Collimonas sp. PA-H2 genome. Coding sequences within it:
- a CDS encoding phage tail protein, with the protein product MNIFLGSIMTFGFQFNPSGWQQCNGQTLSIDQNSALFALLGTTFGGDGMQTFLLPNLQGRMPLCQGNGAGLSPRVIGELAGTENIAIGISNLPSHTHTATFTPSGSGGYTVSGNTSGNLLAPTATNNILSGSPAGTSAGAIWGSTTPAIPLGGSGGGSGGTVSNALTGNSLPAASMNPYLALNFSIALTGIFPSRN
- a CDS encoding phage tail protein, translated to MEVFLGSIMTFGFQFNPNGWQLCNGQTLAIQQYAALFSLLGTNYGGNGTQNFMLPNLQGRVPIGQGNGLGLTPRVIGEASGTENIEISISNLPSHTHVATFTPSGGGSGYMVSANTTGNLLAPTATNNILSGSPAGPQGAAIWGSAAGTIPLGGSSGSSGGTVTNALTGSNAPVGTMNPYLALNFSIALVGIFPSRN
- a CDS encoding aspartyl/asparaginyl beta-hydroxylase domain-containing protein, producing the protein MNRFLKLPLLFDPDELLKDLRACETMEWSRHFHTDDYSGLWSGLALRSASGKADDIYSHPGSAGYIDTPVLGLCPYIASILGLFECEIESTRLLRLAPGAHIKEHRDVHTGYQFDVFRVHIPIETSTQVRFLVGGHALDMREGECWYADFSQPHSVENCGATARTNLILDCKRNDWSDTLFRQVGYDFAAEARSSRLDRATRTMVIAQLSEMKTDTAERLIKQLEAEADIDE
- a CDS encoding GNAT family N-acetyltransferase, translating into MLTSSSAMPAGISLRPATTGDQPFLATLYRSARPDLQFIDGEPEFVETVVAQQYAAHVQGAGEEYPNAMHFVIEKTQAAVGALVVDFGHNEVRVIYIAFIAAARGFGYGKAVLRGVQQAASNVQCPVAVVVWHNNPGAKRIYLELGFQVEESELMAERMVWYPGRAYLESP
- a CDS encoding YDG domain-containing protein, giving the protein MKRHGSMNHIYRLVWSTVTNGWIAVAETTRGRGKGGRRKLVAAALSLTAIAAQAAPTGGQIVAGSGSIRQSGATTTISQTSQNATLNWSGFNIAPQETVNFVQPSVSAIAVNRIFDTNGTQILGHLNANGQAFLINPNGILFGSGAQVNVGGLVASTLDLRDASLNGNARTFSGSGTGSVVNQGSITAANGGYVALLGNHVSNQGTISAQQGAVALGAGNAVTLTFSGNSLLQLQVDQSVLNSAAENGGLIRADGGRVIMSAGAKDALLASVVNNTGVIEARTVENQGGTITLLGGMAAGTVNVGGTLDASAPAGGNGGFIETSAANVKVANNTKITTAAAIGLAGTWLIDPTDFTIAPSGGDQTGATLSTALGLGNVTISSASGAGGTSGNVNVDDTVTWSGHKLTLNASNDVNINATMTASGSASLDLEPGSGNVNVAVGSSAFNGRVNFSGSGVLTMNNHVYTVINSLGTATSSGDGSLQGTLGNLAGYYALGSDINAAATSAWNSGAGFTPIGGNGVTVLTPAQEFSGVFDGLGHTVSGLTINRGSVVGVGMIGATGAAGVVRNLGLLGGSVAVTSSNYTGALVGQNFGKINNSFSTATVSASSNATFIGGLVGENSGGTINRSHAGGTLNAGAAANNVGGLLGGMQGGTVSYSYATGNVTGTSNYVGGLIGYSYGGGSATSVISNSYATGSVSGSSYVGGLLGANYGFSGPSTISNSYATGAVAGTSAVGGLVGHNYGGAGGNPAISNSYATGSVTGTAGASFVGGLVGNNAGAGALGGTVTNSYSTGGVSAGAGSTSVGGLIGNNAGTVTGSFWDKTSSGQATSAAGTGMTTANMQNQANFTSSTAANGNLNPAWDFSSTWVISGGYPLLLSGMTALTVTANNATSIFNGAAYGSNNGVTYTGLNGYRYSGTPVGVLGSITYGGTSQAALNAGTYTITASGLSSTGQQGYVVTYVNGALTINPLALIGTLGAGSSVYGSALLPGTVIFTNMIAGHVVTAAPVTVNTAGLTSSSGHLTAGTHTGIESVSGTLSGADAGNYTFAGTTGNYTVTPLALTGSIGTGSSTYGAVLVPGAASFTNAVSGDALGTATVGVNTTGLTSSSGHLIAGTHNGVETVSALSGADAGNYTFSGVTGDYTVNQLALNGTLAAGSSTYGSTLAPGAVNFTNALSGDLVTPGAVTVNTTGLTSSSGHLIAGTHTGIESVSGTLSGADAGNYTFAGTTGNYTVTPLALTGSIGTGSSTYGAVLVPGAASFTNAVSGDALGTATVGVNTTGLTSSSGHLIAGTHNGVETVSALSGADAGNYTFSGVTGNYTVNQLALNATVGAGSSTYGSTLTPGAVNFTNALSGDLVTPGAVTVNTTGLTSSSGHLIAGTHTGIESVGTALGGTDAGNYTFAGATGDYTVSQLALNGTVAVGGSIYGAVLAPGAASFTNALSGDLVTPGAVTVNTAGLTSSSGHLTAGTHTGIESVGTALGGADAGNYTFAGATGNYTVTPLALTGSIGTGSSTYGATLVPGAASFTNAVSGDALGTATVGVNTTGLTSSSGHLTAGTHTGIQTVSALSGADAGNYTFSGVTGDYTVNQLALNGTLAAGSSTYGSTLAPGAVNFTNALSGDLVTPGAVTVNTTGLTSSSGHLIAGTHTGIESVSGTLSGADAGNYTFAGTTGNYTVTPLALTGSIGTGSSTYGAVLVPGAASFTNAVSGDALGTATVGVNTTGLTSSSGHLIAGTHNGVETVSALSGADAGNYTFSGVTGNYTVNQLALNATVGAGSSTYGSTLTPGAVNFTNALSGDLVTPGAVTVNTTGLTSSSGHLIAGTHTGIESVGTALGGTDAGNYTFAGATGDYTVSQLALNGTVAVGGSIYGAVLAPGAASFTNALSGDLVTPGAVTVNTAGLTSSSGHLTAGTHTGIESVGTALGGADAGNYTFAGATGNYTVTPLALTGSIGTGSSTYGATLVPGAASFTNAVSGDALGTATVGVNTTGLTSSSGHLIAGTHTGIESVSALSGADAGNYTFAAPTGDYTVSQLALTGSIGAGSSTYGSALTPGAASFTNAVTGDLLGTATVAINTTGLTSSSGHLNAGTHNGIESVSALSGADAGNYTFAGPTGNYTVSPLALAGSIAAGSSTYGAALAPGALSISNVISGDLVSAPGVSVNTAGLTSSSGHLTAGTHIGIESVNGVLGGADAGNYILGSISGDYTVNRQSVTVTASGVNKVYDASTSGSAILTGSGLIGGDKVSFTDTSANFGDKNAGTGKTLTVSGIGAGGADAGNYLLSNATASTTADITPLAITVAAIGANKTYDGNTTAVVTLSGGLAGDAVTFSDTSANFADKNAGAGKTVTVAGISASGADAGNYTVSATTTTSANITPATLTYTAAPASSIAGQTPSGLSGTLSGLLGGDTLGDATTGSLAWTTNAQPTSQPGLYAIDGGGLSAMNYVFVQAAGNATALTLKPGAAPVTVQNVITALDSVFDPSHAGVNLAALDLVQFNIQPPNNKIGDGMNGVEVKITGGGVKLPDNIVSTDE